The genomic interval GTAGTATTATCGCTTGATCTAGCTTAACGAGCCCAGTCTGATGTTGAATATAAAGTATTATGCTGCTAAAAACTACTCCAATTACTATTCCAATCGTACACAACATCATCGCTTGCAACATAAATAACCGACGTAAGTCCCTATCCGTATAGCCCAATGCTTTCAGTAAGCCCAATTCGCTCTGTTTAAAGCTGATAGTCTTGAGTAAGGATCCGGTAAGATTGAAGCTGGCAATAATAAACATAAACAGCAATACTATGAACATCAAATACTTCTCAAAACGGATGGCTCCATACAGCGAAGCATCAAAACTACTCCAATCTTCAATTAAAAAATCCTCAAATAAAGGCTGCAAATGCTTTTGATGTTTTCTACTTTTTATGGGATCTTCACTGCGGATCTCAATATAATCTACCTCATCTTGATAACCATTGAAACTTTGGGCAACATGAAGAGGTACAAAGCAATAGCTCTGATCATATTCCGGCATCCCGGCAGAAAATACTGCCATTACTTCTAGCACTTGAACTTTGGGTAAAAGCCCAAAAGGCGTTGGGATGTTGAAGATTGGAGAGATAATCTGAACTTTATCGCCTACATATATACCCAATTCTGCCGCCAAACCTGATCCTATGGCTAAGCCTCGCTCCATAAAGGCTTTCGAAGCTATGCTACCTGCTATTATCCCATGTATATTCTTTTCGGATTGTTGAGGATTCAATACCGGGCTAAGCTTGCTTTGCTTCAGAGCATCGATGCCAAATACCAAGGCTGGAGTATTGCGATCGCCATTTTTAATTACAAGCTCACTGCGAACAACTCCGGCAGCACTATAACCCAATTTCTGGATGCGACCCTCTAAATACCTATAGTTATTGATGGGCGCACGATCCTTATTGGAAAGACGCATCTCGGAAAGAGTGCCGATTATCCGCTCTCTAATATCTTCTCTAAATCCATTCATAACAGAGCTGACGGTTATTAGGGCCATTACCCCAAGCGCTATTCCGCACAGAGTAAGAATGTGACTTCGGCTAACGCCCAGTCGACTCCTTCCGGCAAGGTATTTCTTGGCCAGAAATGGGATGCTGATGTTTTTTGTAGAACTCATTGTTATCACAGGATTCTGCAAGCAATAAAATAGTCAAGATTCTTTTTATCTAATACTCGTTCCATACCTTTCCTTTCTGCTTTATCGTTAACTTAAGCATATTTAAAGCTTGCTTAATCCTGTATATGCGGGAGTATCTCGGTACAAAGCATTGGTAATGATGATATAAAGCAATGAGTGAAAGAAGGGGGTACAAATAATAAACTGTGTTTTGGCTCAATTCTTGTATAATGTATAATGGAATCTTGATTCTAAAGCAATATTGCCAGGAGGTCTTATGAAAGAAAGTAATGGGCAAAAAAACATTGTATTGTTGAGCATCTTTATGTTGGTGTGGGTTGGACTCGGTGCCGAATTCGTTGTACCAGATGTGGCTGCAAACGCTGCCCAAAACTGGCTTAGTTATTGGCAACCCCAAAAGAATCATCAAATAAAAGAAATTAGAAGTTATAAAAATCAACGATTTGCAAATATAGATATTGGACAAGAGTTTAAAGAAACCGACCTTCCTCAGTTATACTTATGCCTTTTCAATAATGGTAACTACGTTGTAGTTCCGGCAGATGACAATGCTCCGCCCGTGTTAGCATATTCATCTTTGGCACTAAAAGATGCCAACGATATGCCTCCTGCGTTTGAGATGTGGATGAAATTCTATGCCGACAATGTTAATACTATCCGCACAAAATCTTTAAATAATGAAGAACATCAGAGGCTTTGGCAAGAAATTTCTCAAAATATCTTTAGCAGCATACAGCGTACCGAGGAGGTTAGCCCCCTTCTGAAAACAAACTGGGATCAGGATTGGCCCTATAACGAATTGTGCCCAGCCGATCTAGACGGTCCTGGAGGCAGAGTTTATGCCGGGTGCGTAGCTACTGCAATGGCACAATTAATGAAATTCTGGAATAAACCTATTACTG from Candidatus Cloacimonadota bacterium carries:
- a CDS encoding ABC transporter permease encodes the protein MSSTKNISIPFLAKKYLAGRSRLGVSRSHILTLCGIALGVMALITVSSVMNGFREDIRERIIGTLSEMRLSNKDRAPINNYRYLEGRIQKLGYSAAGVVRSELVIKNGDRNTPALVFGIDALKQSKLSPVLNPQQSEKNIHGIIAGSIASKAFMERGLAIGSGLAAELGIYVGDKVQIISPIFNIPTPFGLLPKVQVLEVMAVFSAGMPEYDQSYCFVPLHVAQSFNGYQDEVDYIEIRSEDPIKSRKHQKHLQPLFEDFLIEDWSSFDASLYGAIRFEKYLMFIVLLFMFIIASFNLTGSLLKTISFKQSELGLLKALGYTDRDLRRLFMLQAMMLCTIGIVIGVVFSSIILYIQHQTGLVKLDQAIILPVQIQIGDYCLVIAVSYLLTWLSILLPLKRLNKVNAVELIRRKT